DNA from Comamonas serinivorans:
GCGACCTTCATCGGCCTGTTCTTCTTTGGCTGGGACCGCCTGTCCAAGGTGCAGCACCTGACGGTGACCTGGCTCATGGCCCTGGGCACCAACCTGTCGGCCCTGTGGATCCTGATCGCCAACGGCTGGATGCAGAACCCCGTGGGCGCCGTCTTCAACCCCGACACCATGCGCATGGAGGTGGTGGACTTCGCCGCCGTGCTGTTCAACCCCGTGGCGCAGGCCAAGTTCGTGCACACGGTGTCGGCGGGGTATGTCACGGGCGCCATCTTCGTCATGTCGATCAGCGCGCTGTACCTGCTGCGCGGCAAGCACCAGGACGTGGCCCGGCGCTCGTTTGCCGTGGCGGCGGCCTTTGGCCTGCTGTCCTCGCTGTCGGTGGTCGTGCTGGGTGACGAAAGCGGCTACGCCGCCAGCGAACACCAGAAGATGAAGCTGGCCGCCATCGAAGCCATGTGGGAAACGGAAGCCGCGCCGGCCGACTTCACGGCCTTCGGCATCCCCAACCAGGCCGAGCAGAAGAACCACGCCGAAATCAAGATTCCCTTCATGATGGGCCTGATCGCCACGCGCTCGTTCAGCGAGGAGATCCCCGGCATCCTCGAGCTGGTGGAACGCGCCGAACACCGCATCCGCGGCGGCCAGATCGCCTATGGCGCGCTGCAGCGCATCCGCGCCGACAAGGCGGACACCGAGGCCCGCCAGGTGTTCGAGCGCCACTGGCAGGACCTGGGCCACGGCCTGCTGCTCAAGCGCTACCGCGACGACATCGGCAACGCCACGCCCGAGCAGATTGCGCAGGCCGCGCTGGACACGGTGCCGCGCGTGGCGCCGCTGTTCTGGACCTTCCGCATCATGGCCGGCCTGGGCTTTTACCTCATCGCCTTCTTCGTGGTGGCCTTCTGGTACGCCTGCCGCAACAACTTCGAGGACAAGCGCGGCTTCCTCAAGGTGGCGCTGTGGTCGCTGCCCGCACCCTGGATCGCCATCGAGTGCGGCTGGTTCGTGGCCGAGTACGGGCGTCAGCCCTGGGCCGTGGATGGGGTGCTGCCCACCTTCTACGCGGCATCGGGCCTGGCGCTGTACGAGATCCTGCTGACGCTGGTGGGCTTCACGCTGCTCTACACGGTGCTGCTGGTGGTCGAGGTCAAGCTGATGCTCAAGGCCATCGGCAAGGGGCCCGACGCGGTGCTGCCCTCGCTGCAGGCCCCTGCCTCCGAACCCGACCGCACGGGCCAGGCCATCGCCGGTCATGCCTGAACGACACAGGAGCCCCTCATGGATTTCATCTTGCTCGACTACACCGCCTTGCGCGTGATCTGGTGGCTGCTGCTGGGCGTGCTGCTCATCGGCTTTGCCGTCATGGACGGCTTCGACCTCGGGGTTGGCACGCTGCTGCCCTTCGTTGCCCACACCGACGAGGAACGCCGCCTCGTCATCAACACCGTCGGCCCGGTCTGGGAAGGCAACCAGGTGTGGCTGGTGCTGGGCGGCGGCGCCATCTTCGCCGCCTGGCCGCCGCTGTACTCGGTCAGCTTCTCGGGCTTTTACCTGGCGATGTTCGTGATCCTGTTCGCGCTCATCCTGCGGCCCGTGGGCTTCAAGTACCGCAGCAAGCTGGAGAGCACGCGCTGGCGCGCCACCTGGGACGCGTGCCTGTTCATCGGCGGCTTCGTGCCCGCGCTCATCATGGGCGTGGCCGTGGGCAACGTGCTGCTGGGCGTGCCCTTCCACATCGACGACACGCAGCGCATCTTCTACACCGGCCACTTCTTCGGCCTGTTGCGCCCGTTTGCGCTGCTGGCCGGCCTGCTCAGCGTGGCCATGCTGGTGGCACACGGTGCGGCCATGCTGGTGATCAAGACCGACGGCCCCGTGGCCCGGCGGGCCGCGCGCATCGGCAGCGTGGCCGCCATCGCCAGCTTCGTGCTGTTCGTGCTCGGGGGTTTCTGGCTGTCGTTCGGCTTGCCGGGCTATGCCATCGGCTCGACCGTGGTCAGCGACGGCCCCAGCAACCCGCTGCTCAAGACCGTGACCGTGACGGCCGCCGGCGGCTGGCTGGCCAACTACCAGGCGACGCCGGTGCTGTGGCTGGCGCCCATCGTGGGCCTGGTCGGGGCGCTGCTGGCGGCCGCGTGGCTGCGCGCGCAGCGCGGCGGCCTGGCCTTCATCGCCTCTGGCGCCAGCATCGCCGGCATCATCCTGTCGGTCGGCTTCGCCATCTTCCCCTTCCTGCTGCCGTCCATCAGCCAGCCGGGCTCCAGCCTGACGGCCTGGGACGCCTCGTCCAGCCACCTGACGCTGTGGATCATGCTGATCTGCACCGTCATCTTCCTGCCCATCATCCTGGCCTACACGACCTGGGTCTACCGCGTGCTCAAGGGCAAGGTCACGGTGGCCGAGATGGGCAGCAACCCCAACGCGTATTGACTCAAGGAGGTGTTCGATGTGGTATTTCGCCTGGATCCTGGGGGTTGGCTTGGCCTCGACCGTGGCCATCCTGAACGGCATGTGGTTTGAAGCGCGCGAGGACCGCCGCAGGGCCGGCTGACGCCGGCCAGCCACCCGTCGCCACCCGCGGCGCATGCAGCCCTCATGTCGGGGCTGCATTTTTTGGGGTATAGAGCCATTCTCTTTTTTTATAAAACGGGAATTGACCCATACCCCATTACCTCACGCACCGCTTGCGATGGCGCCCACGCGCCGCCGGCTCAGACCGCCTCCATCACCGCGCGCAGGAACTGCCGCGTGCGCGCCTCGCGCGGCTGGGCAAACAGGGCTTCGGCCGGGCCCTGCTCCAGGATGCGCCCCTGATCGAAGAAACACACGCGGTCGGCGAACTCGCGGGCGAAGCCCATCTGGTGCGTCACCATCAGCATGGTCACGCTGTGGGCGCGGCCCAGGTCGCGGATCACGCTGAGCACCTCGCCGCACAGCTCGGGGTCCAGGGCCGAGGTCACCTCGTCGAACAGCAGCACCTGCGGCCGCATGGCCAGCGCGCGGGCGATGGCCACGCGCTGCTGCTGACCACCCGACAGCTGGGCCGGGTGGTGATCGAGCTTGTCGGCCAGGCCCACCATGGCCAGCAGCTCGCCCGCGCGCTCGCGCGCCTCGTCGCGGTGCAGGCCCAGCACGGTGACCGGCGCCTCCATGCAGTTCTGCAGCGCCGTCATGTGCGGAAACAGGTTGAAGTGCTGAAACACCATGCCGATGCGGCCGCGCATGCGCCGCAGGTGAGCGCGGTCGGCCCGCACCAGCTGACCGTCGCGCACCATGTGGGTCAAGGGCTGGCCGTCCACCTCGATGACGCCGGCATCGACCTCCTCCAGCGTCATCAGCAGGCGCAGCACCGTGGTCTTGCCCGAGCCCGAGGGGCCGATGATGGCCACCTTTTCGTGCGCGGCCACCGCCAGGTCCAGCCCGTTCAGCACCGTGAGCGGGCCATAGCGCTTGGTCACGCCGGCAAAGCGCACCATGGGATGGACGGGCGCCGCAGCTTCGCCCGCCGGTTGCAGCGTGTCGTTCATGTGCGCCTCCTCGTGCGCGCGTTGAGGGTTCGCTCCAGCCCGCGCACCAGCGCCGAGGCGATGAGGCTGAACGCCAGGAAGAAGCCGCCCACCAGGGTGATGGGCTCGGTGTAGCGGAAACTTTCCGAGCCCAGGATCTTGGCCGTCTGCATCAACTCCATCACGGCGATCACCGACAGCAGCGGCGTCTCCTTGAACAAGGCCACCAGGTAGTTGCCCAGCGCGGGCACGATGGGCGGCAGCGCCTGCGGCAGGATCACGCGGCGCAAGGTGCGCCAGGGCGAGAGGTTGAGCGCCAGGGCCGCCTCCCACTGGCCTTGGGGCACGCCTTGCAGACCGGCCCGGTAGACCTCGGCGCAGTAGGCGCCGTAGTGCAGCCCCAGGGCCAGCATGCCCGCGGGCAAGGCCGCCAGCGTCAGGCCCACCTCGGGCATCACGTAGTACAGGAAGAAGATCTGAATCAGCAGCGGCGTGGAACGCAGGAACTCCACCACGGCCGCCACGGCGCAGCGCAACCAGGTGGGGCCAGCCAGCCGCCCCACGGCAAACAGCAACCCCACGACCAGCGCCAGCGCAAACCCGGCCAGCGTGGCTTGCACCGTGACCAGCGAGGCCTGGCCCAGCACGGGCAGCACCTCCCACGCGTAGTCCGAGTCCCAGATGAGGGTGCCGGTGGTGCTCATCGTCAGCCCCGCCCCGCTTGGCCCAGGCCGCGCGCGGCCCGGCGCTCCAGCGCCCGCATGCCGGCCGTGATCAGCAGCGACATTGCCAGGTAGATCAGCAAGGTGGTGCCGAACACCTCCACCGTGCGCAGCGTGTTCTGGTTGAGCTGCTGGGCCTGGAAGGCCAGGTCCGACAGCGTGATCAGCGACACCAGGGCCGTGGCCTTGAGCAGCTCGATGAACAGGTTGCCCCAGGGCGGCAGCATGGCCACCCAGGCCTGGGGCAGCACGACCCGGCGCACGGCCTGGGCGCGGCTCATGTTCAGGGCCAGGGCGGCTTCCCACTGTCCGCGCGCCACCGACGCGATGGCCCCGCGCACCACCTCGGCGCCATAGGCGCCGATGTTCAGGCCCAGCGCCAGCATGCCCACCAGCAAGGGCGGCAGCAACACGCCGAATTGGGGCAACACGTAGAATAGCCAGAACAGCTGCACCAGGGCCGACGTGCCCCGGAACACCTCGATGTAAGCCACCGCCAGCCAGCGCAAGGGCGCGGGTCCATACAGGCGCGCCAGCGCGGCCAGTGCCGCCAGGGTCACCGCGATCAACGCGCCGCCCAGCGCCACCGACACCGTGACCTGCGCCCCCTGCAGCAACCGCGGCAGCAGCTCGGGCATGCCGGCACCCCAGGCCGTCTGGCCCAGGCCATACCCGGCCGCGGCCGCGGCCACGGCAGCCACGCCCAGCGTCACGCGTGTGCGACGCCGCATGTCAGCCCGCCCGCCGCAGGCAGGCCGCCAGCGCAT
Protein-coding regions in this window:
- a CDS encoding cytochrome ubiquinol oxidase subunit I — translated: MYDSTVVELSRLQFALTAMYHFLFVPLTLGLSFMIAIMESVYVMTNKVVWRRMALFWGVLFGINFAMGVGTGLVMEFQFGMNWSYYSHYVGDIFGAPLAIEGLMAFFLEATFIGLFFFGWDRLSKVQHLTVTWLMALGTNLSALWILIANGWMQNPVGAVFNPDTMRMEVVDFAAVLFNPVAQAKFVHTVSAGYVTGAIFVMSISALYLLRGKHQDVARRSFAVAAAFGLLSSLSVVVLGDESGYAASEHQKMKLAAIEAMWETEAAPADFTAFGIPNQAEQKNHAEIKIPFMMGLIATRSFSEEIPGILELVERAEHRIRGGQIAYGALQRIRADKADTEARQVFERHWQDLGHGLLLKRYRDDIGNATPEQIAQAALDTVPRVAPLFWTFRIMAGLGFYLIAFFVVAFWYACRNNFEDKRGFLKVALWSLPAPWIAIECGWFVAEYGRQPWAVDGVLPTFYAASGLALYEILLTLVGFTLLYTVLLVVEVKLMLKAIGKGPDAVLPSLQAPASEPDRTGQAIAGHA
- the cydB gene encoding cytochrome d ubiquinol oxidase subunit II translates to MDFILLDYTALRVIWWLLLGVLLIGFAVMDGFDLGVGTLLPFVAHTDEERRLVINTVGPVWEGNQVWLVLGGGAIFAAWPPLYSVSFSGFYLAMFVILFALILRPVGFKYRSKLESTRWRATWDACLFIGGFVPALIMGVAVGNVLLGVPFHIDDTQRIFYTGHFFGLLRPFALLAGLLSVAMLVAHGAAMLVIKTDGPVARRAARIGSVAAIASFVLFVLGGFWLSFGLPGYAIGSTVVSDGPSNPLLKTVTVTAAGGWLANYQATPVLWLAPIVGLVGALLAAAWLRAQRGGLAFIASGASIAGIILSVGFAIFPFLLPSISQPGSSLTAWDASSSHLTLWIMLICTVIFLPIILAYTTWVYRVLKGKVTVAEMGSNPNAY
- the cydX gene encoding cytochrome bd-I oxidase subunit CydX, with amino-acid sequence MWYFAWILGVGLASTVAILNGMWFEAREDRRRAG
- the ehuA gene encoding ectoine/hydroxyectoine ABC transporter ATP-binding protein EhuA — its product is MNDTLQPAGEAAAPVHPMVRFAGVTKRYGPLTVLNGLDLAVAAHEKVAIIGPSGSGKTTVLRLLMTLEEVDAGVIEVDGQPLTHMVRDGQLVRADRAHLRRMRGRIGMVFQHFNLFPHMTALQNCMEAPVTVLGLHRDEARERAGELLAMVGLADKLDHHPAQLSGGQQQRVAIARALAMRPQVLLFDEVTSALDPELCGEVLSVIRDLGRAHSVTMLMVTHQMGFAREFADRVCFFDQGRILEQGPAEALFAQPREARTRQFLRAVMEAV
- the ehuD gene encoding ectoine/hydroxyectoine ABC transporter permease subunit EhuD, which translates into the protein MSTTGTLIWDSDYAWEVLPVLGQASLVTVQATLAGFALALVVGLLFAVGRLAGPTWLRCAVAAVVEFLRSTPLLIQIFFLYYVMPEVGLTLAALPAGMLALGLHYGAYCAEVYRAGLQGVPQGQWEAALALNLSPWRTLRRVILPQALPPIVPALGNYLVALFKETPLLSVIAVMELMQTAKILGSESFRYTEPITLVGGFFLAFSLIASALVRGLERTLNARTRRRT
- the ehuC gene encoding ectoine/hydroxyectoine ABC transporter permease subunit EhuC — encoded protein: MPELLPRLLQGAQVTVSVALGGALIAVTLAALAALARLYGPAPLRWLAVAYIEVFRGTSALVQLFWLFYVLPQFGVLLPPLLVGMLALGLNIGAYGAEVVRGAIASVARGQWEAALALNMSRAQAVRRVVLPQAWVAMLPPWGNLFIELLKATALVSLITLSDLAFQAQQLNQNTLRTVEVFGTTLLIYLAMSLLITAGMRALERRAARGLGQAGRG